One genomic window of bacterium includes the following:
- a CDS encoding bifunctional precorrin-2 dehydrogenase/sirohydrochlorin ferrochelatase: protein MTRFYPVSLHLEDRPCIVIGHGAIAEQKVIGLLEAGACVTVICPNPSRRLDELAADGVIRLHRRAHESGDLAGVFLVIVSVEDRAVRDELWKEAERRKILINAVDDMPHCSFIAPAIYQQGDLTVAVSTAGKSPALAVRVRNRIGDLLGTEYGTLLALLGDLRAGVTARIPHTPTRTALWYQIVDSDAIEFIRRGDLAGARQRIAELVHNAEDEPSATSGGSVEATE, encoded by the coding sequence ATGACCCGCTTCTATCCGGTGTCGCTCCACCTAGAGGATCGTCCGTGCATCGTCATCGGACACGGGGCGATCGCCGAACAGAAGGTGATCGGGCTCCTTGAGGCGGGGGCCTGCGTGACCGTCATTTGCCCGAATCCGTCACGGCGACTCGACGAGCTCGCCGCCGACGGAGTCATCCGCCTTCATCGGCGAGCCCACGAATCTGGAGATCTCGCCGGCGTGTTCCTAGTGATCGTGAGCGTGGAGGATCGCGCAGTGCGCGACGAGCTGTGGAAGGAGGCAGAGCGGCGAAAGATCCTCATCAACGCGGTGGACGACATGCCCCACTGTTCGTTCATCGCCCCGGCCATTTACCAGCAGGGGGACCTCACCGTCGCCGTGTCCACCGCGGGCAAGAGCCCCGCCCTGGCGGTTCGTGTGCGCAACCGCATCGGCGACCTGCTCGGTACCGAGTACGGCACGCTCCTTGCGCTCCTCGGCGATCTGCGCGCCGGGGTCACCGCCCGCATTCCGCACACTCCGACCCGAACGGCACTCTGGTACCAGATCGTCGACTCGGACGCCATCGAATTCATCCGACGAGGCGATCTCGCGGGTGCGCGACAGCGCATTGCCGAGCTCGTGCATAACGCCGAGGATGAGCCCTCCGCGACGAGCGGCGGCTCCGTAGAGGCAACCGAGTGA
- a CDS encoding nitrite/sulfite reductase, with protein sequence MDAPIKESQTQRVERLKRERNPWEMLPDLIRYAQTGFASIPADDLNLRFRWWGLYTQGDGRGALGGAVPYFMVRIRIPNGFLLSHQLRTIADLADRHARGVGDITVRQNVQLHWIGIEGVPDLLFNLYRAGLTTTGACGDDTRNMVGCPLAGVDADEICDASPILLQANRMLEGNPEFYNLPRKYKVGITGCRLWCSYPEINDVGLTAVERAGNGPGEREVGFSVRVGGGLSTHPHFGVRLPGFVRWSQALAVIKGITEIFRDSAILRESREKARLKFLFLNHRWTAEQFLEELEHRIGFSLDADVPDAPPEGAYRDHVGVHPQKQDGLFYAGFAVLRGRISAAEMRAVADLADRYGDGAIRTTNMQNIVILNIPRSKVEGLRRDATAQGFRLEGSPFWRGTIACTGMEFCKLAVAETKGFARWLVEELEERVPEFDANLKLHITGCPNDCGQHWIADVGLQGAKVKVGGEMVDAFDIFVGGGVGAHQRFARRMNVRVPAADVPDTLARFTRAFLRERTAGESFHAFCERHGDADLRTVLLGSAANAGRPTDA encoded by the coding sequence CCGATTCCGATGGTGGGGGTTGTATACGCAGGGCGATGGGCGAGGGGCGTTGGGGGGAGCCGTTCCGTATTTCATGGTGCGCATCCGGATCCCCAACGGCTTCCTCCTTTCGCACCAACTCCGCACGATCGCCGACTTGGCGGACCGCCACGCGCGAGGAGTGGGCGACATCACGGTGCGTCAGAACGTCCAGCTCCACTGGATCGGAATCGAAGGCGTTCCCGATCTCTTGTTCAATTTGTATCGCGCCGGCCTGACCACGACGGGCGCCTGCGGCGATGATACGCGCAACATGGTCGGGTGCCCGCTCGCCGGAGTGGACGCCGACGAGATCTGCGACGCCTCCCCGATCCTCCTGCAGGCCAATCGGATGCTCGAGGGCAATCCCGAGTTCTACAACCTGCCCCGCAAATACAAGGTCGGCATCACCGGCTGCCGGCTGTGGTGCTCGTATCCGGAGATCAACGATGTCGGGCTGACGGCGGTCGAGAGGGCGGGGAACGGTCCCGGAGAGCGGGAGGTGGGATTCAGCGTTCGCGTAGGCGGCGGCCTCTCGACGCACCCCCATTTCGGGGTGCGCCTCCCCGGGTTCGTGCGGTGGTCCCAGGCGCTGGCCGTCATCAAGGGGATCACCGAGATCTTCCGCGACAGCGCCATCCTGCGCGAAAGCCGGGAAAAGGCCCGTCTGAAGTTCCTGTTTCTCAATCACCGGTGGACGGCCGAGCAGTTCCTTGAGGAGCTCGAGCACCGCATCGGGTTTTCGCTCGATGCCGACGTGCCGGACGCGCCGCCGGAGGGCGCCTATCGCGACCACGTGGGCGTCCACCCCCAGAAACAGGACGGACTGTTCTATGCGGGGTTCGCGGTGCTGAGGGGTCGGATCAGCGCAGCCGAGATGCGGGCCGTGGCCGATCTTGCGGACCGCTACGGCGACGGCGCCATCCGCACCACGAACATGCAAAACATCGTGATCTTGAACATCCCCCGATCCAAAGTCGAGGGCCTGCGCCGCGATGCGACGGCGCAGGGATTCAGGCTCGAGGGAAGCCCATTCTGGCGCGGGACCATCGCGTGCACCGGGATGGAGTTTTGCAAGCTGGCGGTGGCCGAGACCAAAGGGTTCGCCCGGTGGCTCGTCGAGGAGTTGGAGGAGCGCGTCCCCGAGTTCGACGCGAACCTCAAGCTCCACATCACCGGGTGCCCCAACGATTGCGGACAACACTGGATCGCCGATGTCGGGCTGCAGGGGGCCAAAGTCAAAGTCGGCGGCGAGATGGTCGATGCGTTCGACATCTTCGTGGGGGGCGGCGTCGGCGCTCACCAGCGGTTCGCGCGCCGGATGAACGTCCGGGTCCCGGCGGCCGACGTCCCCGACACCCTGGCCCGCTTCACGCGCGCCTTCCTCCGGGAACGCACCGCGGGGGAGAGCTTCCACGCGTTCTGCGAACGGCACGGCGATGCGGATCTCCGGACCGTCCTCTTGGGCTCCGCCGCGAACGCCGGGCGGCCGACGGACGCGTGA